The nucleotide sequence TATTCTTTAATACCTTGGCGGACGGCATCGTTTTCCAAAACATTAACGGTTACATAATCAGTACAACCTGCGGCATTAAGAATTTGAACGGCGCGGGATGAGAAACCGCATTGCGGGAACTGCTTCGTGCCTTTCATAAACAAAACAACGCGGTGGGTGGTAACAACTTCTTTAATTTGGTCATGAATAGAGGTCATGGTGTGGTATTCCTTACTGACATAATCGGTTAATCGGTAGTTGCGCCATTATACGCAAATTAATGCGACTGGTGTCGGATGTTTAAAAAAGGTTTCCGAAACCCCGATACTGTTTTTCAGACAATCCACCAGCTTGACAGAAACTACCTAATCAAAGATAATCCCGCAATTAATTTGCAGCCGCATCGACGGCATACCCGGCGCCAAGCCGACTTGTTAGGAGGTGATGTTTACATCACGGCGCGTATCCCGCCGGTCGCAAGACACCCGAGATACAAACAACCACTTTTTTACAAACCGCCCTTTTTACTTTTATCCCTTTCGGCGGTTTGAAACCAGAATTCAATTTAAAGGAAATAAAATGCCTGCAATCCGCGTTAAAGAGAACGAACCTTTCGAAGTAGCCATGCGCCGTTTCAAACGTGCCGTAGAAAAAACCGGTCTGTTGACCGAGCTGCGCGCCCGTGAAGCTTACGAAAAACCAACTACCGAGCGCAAACGCAAAAAAGCCGCAGCCGTAAAACGCCTGCAAAAACGCCTGCGCAGCCAACAACTGCCTCCTAAAATGTACTAAACATCAATTGCAGGTCTGCCCTGTGATGCCGAAACACACCGCAAGGCTTTTCCTGCGGTGTGTTTTGTTTTTCAGACGACTTCCAAGACAAGGGGTCGTCTGAAAAATAGAGAATCCACTAAGGCAGTATGTGCAATACCATCTTCCATCTTTTCCTGAAAGTCATCCCATGAGCCTGAAAGCACAATTAACCGAAGACATGAAAACCGCGATGCGTGCCAAAGATCAAACTACGTTAAGCACCATCCGCCTCATCAATGCCGCCATCAAGCAATTCGAAGTGGACGAGCGCACCGAAGCCGATGACGGCAAAGTGATCGCCATCATCACCAAAATGGTCAAACAGCGCAAAGACAGCGCCAACATCTACACCGAAGCAGGCCGTCAGGACTTGGCGGACAAAGAAAATGCCGAAATCGAAATCCTGCACCGCTACCTGCCGCAAATGATGTCTGCCGAAGAAATCCGCACTGCTGTGGAAACCGTAATCGCCATGACCGGGGCTTCCGGTATGGCCGACATGGGTAAAGCCATGGGCGTATTGAAAACCCAGTTGGCAGGCAAAGCCGATATGGGCGAAG is from Neisseria sicca and encodes:
- the grxD gene encoding Grx4 family monothiol glutaredoxin, giving the protein MTSIHDQIKEVVTTHRVVLFMKGTKQFPQCGFSSRAVQILNAAGCTDYVTVNVLENDAVRQGIKEYSDWPTIPQLYVNGEFVGGSDILMEMYEAGELQDLLKA
- the rpsU gene encoding 30S ribosomal protein S21 → MPAIRVKENEPFEVAMRRFKRAVEKTGLLTELRAREAYEKPTTERKRKKAAAVKRLQKRLRSQQLPPKMY
- a CDS encoding GatB/YqeY domain-containing protein gives rise to the protein MSLKAQLTEDMKTAMRAKDQTTLSTIRLINAAIKQFEVDERTEADDGKVIAIITKMVKQRKDSANIYTEAGRQDLADKENAEIEILHRYLPQMMSAEEIRTAVETVIAMTGASGMADMGKAMGVLKTQLAGKADMGEVNKILKAALTS